In a single window of the Caulobacter soli genome:
- a CDS encoding FadR/GntR family transcriptional regulator — protein sequence MTENVKLYRRIADSIAEAIEGGQYKLGDRLPTERELAEQFGVSRPTLREAMIALEMLGMIEARHGLGIYVTGDVRPAAVASAEPASEIGAFELIEARRLFEGEAAALAATAITDDQIRELEALMERMAREEEILGEDADREFHMVIARASGNGAIIATIENLWDWRNRSPLARNILTRARGMGLQPRIVEHRRVFEALKARDPAAARQAMRDHLERVIDHLLHATETEAVERAKQETGARRSAIAKRVAI from the coding sequence ATGACCGAGAACGTCAAGCTCTATCGCAGAATCGCCGACTCGATCGCCGAGGCCATTGAGGGCGGTCAGTATAAGCTTGGCGACCGTCTGCCCACGGAACGCGAGCTGGCCGAGCAGTTCGGCGTCAGCCGCCCCACCCTGCGCGAAGCGATGATCGCCCTGGAAATGCTGGGCATGATCGAGGCTCGTCACGGCCTGGGCATCTATGTCACCGGCGACGTGCGCCCCGCGGCCGTGGCCAGCGCCGAACCCGCCTCCGAAATCGGCGCGTTCGAGCTGATCGAGGCCCGCCGCCTGTTCGAGGGCGAAGCCGCCGCCCTGGCCGCCACCGCCATCACCGACGACCAGATCCGTGAGCTCGAGGCGCTGATGGAGCGCATGGCCCGCGAGGAAGAGATTCTGGGCGAGGACGCCGACCGCGAGTTCCACATGGTCATCGCCCGGGCCTCCGGAAACGGCGCGATCATCGCCACGATCGAGAACCTGTGGGACTGGCGTAACCGCTCGCCCCTGGCCCGCAACATCCTGACCCGCGCCCGCGGCATGGGCCTGCAACCGCGCATCGTCGAGCACCGCCGGGTGTTCGAGGCCCTGAAGGCCCGCGACCCCGCCGCCGCCCGCCAGGCCATGCGCGACCACCTGGAACGCGTCATCGACCACCTGCTGCACGCCACCGAGACCGAAGCCGTCGAGCGGGCCAAGCAGGAAACCGGGGCGAGGCGTAGCGCAATTGCGAAAAGAGTGGCGATCTAG
- the manD gene encoding mannonate dehydratase — MPKITAARVIVTCPGRNFVTLKIETSDGVHGVGDATLNGRELAVASYLTDHVIPCLIGRDAHNIEDIWQYLYKGAYWRRGPVTMAAIAAVDMALWDIKAKIAGLPLYQLLGGACRTGVMVYGHANGATVEETLENAQAYAEKGYKAIRLQSGVPGLKGVYGVSKDKFFYEPADGDLPTESLWSTEKYLRSAPGLFEAARDKLGWDLHLLHDVHHRLTPIEAGRLGKDLEPYRPFWMEDAVPAENQASFRIIRQHTTTPLAVGEIFNSIWDCKQLIEEQLIDYIRATVVHAGGITHLRKIASFADLHHVRTGCHGATDLSPVCMAAALHFDMSIPNFGIQEYMRHTEATDEVFPHAYNFHDGMLHPGDTIGLGVDINETEAAKYPYKRAYLPIARREDGSMHDW; from the coding sequence GCGACGGCGTACACGGCGTCGGCGACGCCACGCTGAACGGCCGCGAACTGGCCGTGGCCAGTTATCTGACCGACCACGTCATCCCCTGCCTGATCGGCCGCGACGCCCACAATATCGAGGACATCTGGCAGTACCTGTACAAGGGCGCCTACTGGCGTCGCGGGCCGGTGACCATGGCCGCCATCGCCGCGGTCGACATGGCCCTGTGGGACATCAAGGCCAAGATCGCCGGCCTGCCCCTCTACCAGCTTCTGGGCGGCGCCTGCCGCACCGGCGTGATGGTCTACGGCCACGCCAACGGCGCGACGGTCGAGGAGACCCTGGAGAACGCCCAGGCCTATGCCGAGAAGGGCTACAAGGCCATCCGCCTGCAGTCGGGCGTGCCGGGCCTGAAAGGCGTTTACGGCGTCTCCAAGGACAAGTTCTTCTACGAGCCCGCCGACGGCGACCTGCCGACCGAAAGCCTGTGGTCGACCGAGAAGTACCTGCGCAGCGCGCCGGGCCTGTTCGAGGCCGCGCGCGACAAGCTGGGCTGGGACCTGCACCTGCTGCACGACGTCCACCACCGCCTGACGCCCATCGAGGCCGGCCGCTTGGGCAAGGACCTGGAGCCCTACCGCCCGTTCTGGATGGAGGACGCCGTCCCCGCCGAGAACCAGGCCAGCTTCCGCATCATCCGCCAGCACACCACCACCCCGCTGGCCGTGGGCGAGATCTTCAACTCGATCTGGGACTGCAAGCAGCTGATCGAGGAACAGCTGATCGACTATATCCGCGCCACCGTGGTCCATGCCGGCGGCATCACCCACCTGCGCAAGATCGCCAGCTTCGCCGACCTGCACCACGTGCGCACCGGTTGCCACGGGGCCACCGACCTGTCGCCGGTCTGCATGGCCGCCGCCCTGCACTTCGACATGTCGATCCCCAATTTCGGCATCCAGGAATACATGCGCCACACCGAGGCGACCGACGAGGTCTTCCCGCACGCCTACAACTTCCATGACGGCATGCTGCACCCGGGCGACACGATCGGCCTGGGCGTCGACATCAACGAAACCGAAGCCGCCAAATATCCGTACAAGCGCGCCTACCTGCCGATCGCCCGTCGCGAGGACGGTTCCATGCACGATTGGTGA